In Sphingobacterium thalpophilum, a genomic segment contains:
- a CDS encoding metallophosphoesterase, whose product MPKQIGNLPSIKRSDFIVKSGLLLASVPIVALTRGFAFNLYKYQVNHLDLILPNLPKSFEGITIAQISDIHAGSLFNSTAVKRGIDLLLAQNPDIIFFTGDLINDFAAEMEDYLSIFDKVKAPLGTFSILGNHDYGDYHFNRHHFFDHKHLTKQQNLSNLKSIHQQLGWQLLLNESKELVLNNEKITIIGVENWGANNPQNYGNIDLAMSKVDKSSPINLMLSHDPSHWRAEILPKYPTIDVTFSGHTHGRQFGYNNPNYQWSPVKYAYREWAGLYREKHQALYVNVGFGYLDYPSRVGILPEITIFHLKSKG is encoded by the coding sequence TTGCCGAAACAAATTGGAAATCTACCCTCCATAAAAAGATCAGATTTTATAGTCAAAAGTGGTCTCCTGTTAGCCAGTGTCCCCATCGTTGCACTTACACGTGGATTTGCCTTCAATTTGTATAAGTACCAGGTCAACCACCTCGATTTAATTTTACCTAATTTACCGAAATCATTTGAAGGAATTACTATAGCCCAAATTTCCGATATACATGCAGGTAGTCTATTTAATTCAACTGCTGTAAAAAGAGGGATTGACCTTTTGTTAGCACAGAACCCTGACATAATCTTTTTTACCGGGGACCTAATCAATGATTTTGCTGCTGAAATGGAAGATTATTTATCCATATTTGATAAAGTGAAGGCTCCATTAGGTACGTTCTCTATCCTCGGGAACCATGATTATGGAGATTATCATTTTAACAGACATCATTTCTTTGATCACAAGCATTTGACCAAACAACAAAACCTTTCAAATCTCAAATCCATTCATCAACAACTGGGTTGGCAACTACTTCTCAATGAATCGAAAGAACTCGTACTGAATAACGAAAAGATTACGATTATAGGCGTCGAAAATTGGGGCGCAAATAATCCACAAAATTATGGGAATATCGATCTGGCTATGTCTAAAGTAGATAAATCCTCGCCTATCAATTTGATGCTTTCACACGATCCCTCCCATTGGCGCGCAGAGATCCTACCCAAATATCCCACAATCGACGTCACTTTCAGCGGGCATACGCATGGGAGACAATTCGGCTATAACAACCCGAATTATCAGTGGAGTCCGGTCAAATATGCTTACCGCGAATGGGCAGGCCTGTACCGTGAAAAGCATCAGGCACTGTACGTAAATGTTGGCTTCGGTTATCTAGATTATCCAAGCCGAGTTGGGATACTACCGGAGATCACTATATTTCACCTGAAGAGTAAAGGTTAA
- a CDS encoding NUDIX domain-containing protein → MAKKINTSAGLLLYKFEALEIYFFLVHPGGPYFTKKDEGSWTIPKGEIDLYEDELEAAKREFIEETGYLPSGNFIALQAIQQKGGKIVKCWAIEGDIDPADLVSNTFEMEWPPKSGKMQTYPEVDRGGWFTFAEARKKINERQISFLEQLIAHEKC, encoded by the coding sequence ATGGCTAAAAAGATAAATACCAGTGCTGGATTGTTATTGTATAAATTTGAGGCGCTAGAAATTTATTTTTTCTTAGTACATCCTGGTGGTCCCTATTTTACGAAAAAAGATGAAGGCTCTTGGACAATTCCTAAGGGAGAAATCGATTTGTATGAAGATGAACTTGAAGCAGCCAAAAGGGAATTTATTGAAGAGACAGGCTATCTTCCCAGCGGAAATTTTATTGCGCTACAAGCTATTCAACAGAAAGGAGGAAAAATAGTTAAGTGCTGGGCAATTGAAGGAGATATAGATCCTGCTGATCTGGTAAGCAATACCTTTGAAATGGAATGGCCGCCGAAATCCGGAAAAATGCAAACTTATCCAGAAGTAGATCGCGGAGGTTGGTTTACATTTGCGGAAGCTAGGAAGAAAATAAACGAACGGCAGATTTCTTTTTTGGAGCAATTGATTGCTCATGAGAAATGTTAA
- a CDS encoding glycosyltransferase, whose amino-acid sequence MKKIAIISTCPPQECGLATFTKDLKQGMEFDPTVQIDIIALSKHGLEDFNESVRFVIFRDRLDSYHQAARIINEEYDYCIVQHEFGIFGGADGIFVTQIANNLTIPLLTVFHTILQTPSLQQKEIMELLLEKSQVVVSLSPKGVELLKEQFDSALTDKIKVIPHGVPQFDYNQGLAKYRLNLQQNFVMMTFGLIGRSKGLEYAIKSLSGIDLPGFKYLIVGKTHPNVLAHEGESYRFELQNLVDQLGLQDKVVFIDKFLTDEELKEYLTACDIYLSPYPHEQQISSGTLSFAVGAGAAVISTPYWHAKDLLKDDCGILTPFNDIESMRGNIKLLYTSHRLLAWHRFKARSYGEQTVWKNVAKMYIELLNGVTTPVRSLIDYEKYLSFDLKREA is encoded by the coding sequence ATGAAAAAAATAGCAATCATCAGTACTTGTCCGCCTCAAGAATGTGGGTTAGCAACTTTTACGAAAGACCTTAAACAAGGTATGGAATTCGATCCTACTGTACAAATTGACATCATCGCTTTATCTAAACATGGATTAGAGGATTTTAATGAATCTGTACGCTTTGTCATCTTTCGGGATCGACTTGATAGTTATCATCAAGCAGCTCGTATCATCAATGAGGAATATGATTATTGTATTGTGCAACATGAATTTGGAATATTTGGTGGTGCCGACGGTATTTTCGTCACACAAATCGCCAACAATCTTACTATACCATTATTAACCGTATTTCATACTATTCTGCAAACCCCTTCATTGCAGCAGAAAGAAATTATGGAATTACTTCTGGAAAAATCTCAGGTGGTTGTCAGCCTATCGCCAAAAGGAGTAGAATTGTTAAAGGAGCAATTTGATTCGGCTCTTACGGATAAAATTAAAGTTATACCGCATGGCGTGCCACAGTTTGACTATAATCAGGGGTTAGCCAAGTATAGGTTGAATTTACAGCAAAACTTTGTGATGATGACTTTTGGTTTAATCGGAAGGAGTAAAGGGCTTGAATATGCCATAAAATCCCTGTCGGGTATCGATCTTCCTGGATTCAAATACTTGATTGTTGGAAAAACACACCCCAATGTGCTTGCCCATGAAGGTGAATCTTACCGATTCGAACTTCAAAATTTAGTTGATCAACTAGGTTTACAGGATAAAGTTGTTTTTATTGATAAATTCTTAACGGATGAAGAACTTAAAGAGTATCTGACAGCATGCGATATATACTTATCCCCATACCCTCACGAACAACAAATAAGCAGTGGAACCTTATCTTTTGCAGTAGGCGCGGGAGCTGCAGTTATCTCCACTCCTTACTGGCATGCCAAAGATCTATTGAAAGATGATTGTGGCATTCTCACCCCGTTTAACGACATAGAATCCATGCGTGGCAACATCAAATTATTGTATACCTCCCATCGACTACTCGCTTGGCATCGTTTCAAAGCACGCAGCTACGGAGAACAAACTGTATGGAAAAACGTAGCAAAAATGTATATCGAACTTCTAAATGGAGTAACAACACCGGTGAGATCTTTAATTGATTATGAAAAATACCTCTCTTTTGATTTGAAAAGAGAAGCTTAA
- a CDS encoding CinA family protein — MKIEFPELLLREVAQNLKDAKDRIAVAESVTAGLLQLACSQMEGAMEVFAGGVTTYTINAKIKILKVDAKEAERCDCVSPKITEEMALAVSNLFGTTWAIATTGYATAVPESAGKLFAYISIAEKDKIISTEKIELQSSVKMEEAQAIYTIKAFETLNRLLRLNRVSKKSSQSV; from the coding sequence ATGAAAATAGAGTTTCCAGAATTGTTACTGCGCGAAGTCGCTCAAAATCTCAAAGATGCTAAAGATCGTATTGCCGTTGCTGAAAGTGTGACAGCGGGATTGTTGCAGTTAGCCTGTTCACAGATGGAGGGAGCAATGGAAGTTTTCGCTGGGGGAGTGACCACCTATACGATTAATGCTAAGATAAAAATCCTAAAGGTGGATGCAAAGGAAGCCGAAAGATGCGACTGCGTATCTCCGAAAATTACCGAAGAAATGGCACTTGCAGTAAGCAACCTGTTTGGTACAACATGGGCTATTGCCACAACGGGATATGCAACAGCGGTGCCCGAATCAGCTGGTAAATTGTTCGCCTATATTTCAATTGCTGAAAAGGACAAGATTATATCTACCGAAAAAATCGAACTTCAATCGAGTGTCAAAATGGAAGAAGCGCAGGCCATTTATACCATAAAGGCATTCGAAACTTTAAATAGGCTATTACGACTAAATAGGGTAAGTAAAAAGTCAAGCCAATCCGTTTGA
- the xth gene encoding exodeoxyribonuclease III: MKIATYNINGINARLPVLLRWLAEESPDVVCLQELKSPQERFPLKEINAIGYHAVWHGQKSWNGVAVLSKYEIEEISRALPGDAEDVQSRYLEVMIQQVAICCLYLPNGNPFPGPKFEYKLTWIERLAKRAKTLLSMDIPAILIGDFNIIPTEMDTYKPEKYVDDALFRKEVKEAFSQLLEAGWQDAIRQLFPDQQVYTFWDYFRQAYSRNAGLRIDHILLSPSIQNRLIEGGIDRHVRGWEKSSDHAPTWIRLRNSSNNG; this comes from the coding sequence ATGAAAATAGCTACCTATAATATTAATGGTATCAATGCGCGTCTACCAGTCTTGCTTCGCTGGTTGGCCGAAGAATCGCCTGATGTTGTATGCCTCCAGGAGTTGAAATCTCCGCAGGAACGTTTTCCACTGAAAGAAATTAATGCCATCGGATATCATGCCGTTTGGCACGGTCAAAAAAGCTGGAATGGGGTTGCGGTTCTTTCTAAATATGAGATCGAAGAAATCTCTAGAGCGCTTCCAGGTGATGCCGAAGATGTTCAAAGCCGTTATTTGGAGGTTATGATCCAGCAAGTCGCGATTTGCTGTCTTTATCTTCCCAATGGGAACCCATTTCCCGGGCCCAAATTTGAGTATAAATTGACGTGGATTGAGCGCTTAGCTAAGCGGGCCAAAACGTTGCTTAGTATGGATATTCCAGCGATACTCATCGGCGATTTTAACATTATTCCAACTGAAATGGATACCTATAAACCTGAAAAATATGTCGACGATGCATTGTTCAGAAAGGAAGTTAAAGAGGCTTTCAGTCAACTTCTTGAAGCGGGCTGGCAGGATGCGATTCGTCAGCTTTTTCCGGATCAGCAGGTGTATACGTTCTGGGATTACTTTCGTCAGGCTTATAGTCGAAATGCCGGTTTGCGTATAGATCATATCCTATTAAGCCCTTCAATTCAGAATCGTTTGATTGAAGGCGGTATTGATCGCCATGTTCGCGGCTGGGAAAAGAGCAGCGATCATGCCCCTACATGGATTCGGTTACGGAATAGCAGCAACAATGGCTAA
- a CDS encoding DoxX family protein — MKRNRIIYWIATIWLAVGLLSTAIIQIFKIQTEGAGGIQNIDHLGYPSYILPLLGIWKLLAVVALLWPKRPLWKEWAYAGIFFTATGALYSHIASGDSFALMAPALLYIILIATSWYFRPADRKFD; from the coding sequence ATGAAAAGAAATCGGATAATTTATTGGATAGCAACCATATGGTTGGCTGTAGGGTTATTGTCAACTGCTATCATACAGATTTTTAAAATTCAAACAGAAGGAGCAGGTGGGATACAAAATATAGACCATTTGGGATATCCGAGTTATATACTTCCTTTACTGGGAATCTGGAAACTATTAGCTGTGGTTGCCTTGCTTTGGCCTAAAAGACCACTTTGGAAAGAATGGGCATATGCGGGTATTTTCTTTACGGCTACTGGTGCCTTGTATTCGCATATTGCATCGGGAGATTCTTTCGCTTTAATGGCTCCGGCACTATTATACATTATTCTAATTGCTACTTCTTGGTATTTCAGACCAGCCGATAGGAAATTCGATTAG
- a CDS encoding helix-turn-helix domain-containing protein: protein MGKRKENSTNRINEQYIIECDLAYAVCKIGGRWKLLILAKLQHGKLRFGEIKQLITGITDRMLTLQLKELEKQGLVKRIAYAEVPPRVEYQLTEIAAELIPIWCQLEKWGAKHKMIT, encoded by the coding sequence ATGGGAAAACGAAAAGAAAATTCAACCAATAGGATTAATGAACAGTATATTATTGAATGTGATTTAGCGTATGCTGTATGTAAGATCGGTGGCCGATGGAAGCTGTTGATACTTGCTAAATTACAGCATGGCAAGCTGCGGTTTGGTGAGATTAAACAATTGATTACAGGGATTACAGATCGCATGCTCACTTTGCAGCTCAAAGAGCTGGAAAAGCAAGGACTGGTTAAAAGGATTGCTTACGCGGAAGTGCCCCCTCGAGTGGAGTATCAATTGACTGAAATTGCGGCAGAACTTATCCCTATTTGGTGTCAGTTGGAAAAATGGGGCGCCAAGCATAAAATGATAACATAA
- a CDS encoding HD family phosphohydrolase: MGRLKIKYRRELNTTENLVRKIGLILITIILICIFLPKQPRFRYEFQKGKVWNHENLISPYNFAILKTQEELNADKKSILNTIQPIYNANTTTSKEQIDQFNTDLAEKWQSSKLDTTHENIVDYRNAGNAILSHLYGKGILSLNNRFQNRSNDKSPASKHYNFTLIQDKVASQKNTADCYTIESSYGYMDEIMPKLTKIKQKSWLEETLKNYITINYIYNDQQTEALEQNAIANISATRGVVQKGELIAEKEKIISNETYQKLESLRKVYEDEGKISGNQNYVTLGQFLIISLALSILMVFLFLFRKDIYFNNRLLVIIMIVIIGMLAVLSWAIKIKIPNLYYIPFCAVPIIIRILFDTRVALNIHLLMVLLAGLFVPNSFEFVFLQFMAGIVAIYSIKTLVKREQLFISSAIILGTYWIAYIGLVVTRNGSIDTIYWSDLLPFFVSVMITLLAYPMIYAFEKLFGIVSDLTLMELTNSNSKLLRELSFKAPGTFQHSLQVANLAEAAIYKIGGNPLLVRAGALYHDIGKLTNPQFFIENQKTEKNPHDELSPEQSAQIIISHVIKGVDIAKKHQLPDVILDFIRTHHGTTRVDYFYNVFVKNNPDKLVDESLFTYPGPIPFSKETAVLMMADSVEAASRALKEPSEESINNLVDKIIEHKLMRGQFNNSNITLKDITESAVIFKAMLKSIYHVRVDYDLSKKTM, from the coding sequence GTGGGAAGACTAAAAATAAAATACAGAAGAGAATTAAATACAACGGAGAACCTCGTCCGAAAAATTGGATTAATACTTATCACCATTATTCTGATCTGTATATTCCTTCCCAAACAGCCTCGTTTTCGCTATGAATTCCAAAAGGGAAAAGTATGGAATCATGAGAATCTGATATCACCCTATAATTTTGCCATATTAAAAACGCAGGAGGAATTGAATGCGGACAAGAAAAGTATCTTAAACACGATTCAACCGATTTATAATGCCAATACGACAACAAGCAAAGAGCAAATTGATCAGTTCAACACGGATCTGGCCGAAAAGTGGCAAAGCAGCAAATTGGATACAACGCATGAAAATATAGTAGATTATAGAAATGCCGGTAATGCCATCTTAAGCCATCTTTATGGCAAAGGCATTCTGTCATTGAACAATCGGTTCCAGAACCGCAGCAATGACAAATCCCCGGCTTCCAAGCATTACAACTTTACACTGATACAGGACAAAGTTGCCAGCCAAAAAAACACGGCCGACTGTTACACCATCGAAAGCTCTTATGGTTATATGGATGAAATTATGCCCAAATTGACCAAGATAAAGCAAAAGAGCTGGCTGGAGGAAACTTTAAAAAATTACATTACCATTAACTACATCTACAACGATCAACAAACAGAAGCTTTAGAACAAAATGCCATTGCAAACATATCGGCTACGCGCGGTGTGGTCCAAAAAGGAGAACTGATCGCTGAAAAGGAGAAAATCATATCCAATGAGACGTACCAGAAACTCGAGTCGCTTCGTAAGGTATATGAAGATGAAGGCAAGATCAGCGGAAATCAAAATTATGTGACCCTTGGGCAATTTCTGATTATCTCGCTTGCCCTGTCTATTTTGATGGTATTCCTTTTTCTTTTCCGTAAGGACATCTATTTTAACAATAGGTTGCTGGTCATTATCATGATTGTGATCATTGGTATGCTCGCTGTCCTATCTTGGGCGATCAAAATCAAGATTCCTAATCTCTACTACATCCCATTTTGCGCCGTCCCCATTATTATTCGTATTCTTTTTGATACACGTGTAGCACTCAATATCCATCTGTTGATGGTTCTGCTTGCGGGGCTTTTTGTACCGAATAGTTTTGAGTTTGTCTTTTTACAATTTATGGCGGGCATTGTCGCGATCTATAGTATTAAAACATTAGTGAAACGGGAGCAGCTGTTCATTTCCTCGGCTATCATCCTCGGTACCTATTGGATTGCTTACATTGGCTTGGTCGTCACGAGAAATGGATCTATAGACACCATTTACTGGTCTGACCTTCTTCCCTTTTTCGTAAGTGTCATGATTACCTTATTAGCTTATCCAATGATCTATGCATTCGAAAAATTATTTGGTATTGTATCTGATCTAACACTCATGGAGCTTACCAATAGTAACTCCAAGTTGCTGCGTGAACTATCTTTTAAAGCTCCGGGAACATTTCAGCACTCCTTACAGGTGGCTAATCTAGCCGAAGCCGCTATCTACAAAATTGGCGGGAATCCGCTGTTGGTCCGCGCCGGAGCCCTGTACCACGATATCGGGAAATTGACAAACCCCCAGTTTTTCATCGAGAATCAGAAGACAGAAAAAAATCCGCATGATGAGCTTTCACCGGAACAAAGTGCGCAGATTATTATATCACATGTCATCAAAGGCGTCGATATTGCCAAAAAACATCAATTGCCTGACGTGATCCTTGATTTTATCCGCACACACCACGGAACGACGCGTGTTGACTATTTTTATAACGTTTTTGTCAAGAACAACCCTGACAAACTGGTTGACGAGTCTTTATTTACTTATCCCGGCCCTATTCCTTTTTCCAAGGAAACAGCTGTACTCATGATGGCGGATTCGGTCGAAGCCGCATCCCGTGCATTAAAAGAACCATCTGAAGAGTCTATCAATAACCTTGTCGATAAAATTATCGAACATAAATTGATGCGGGGGCAGTTCAATAATAGTAACATTACGCTAAAAGATATCACCGAATCTGCAGTTATTTTTAAGGCAATGCTCAAAAGTATCTACCATGTTCGGGTAGATTATGATTTAAGCAAAAAAACAATGTAA
- a CDS encoding transposase codes for MDNHPVSAQLVGLFFQMDGKQLQDQYKNHLSDFQDWDQKPHAEQWTLFPDNISEHLSIDETSFSNGELYTIVSSKSAKGRKGTILATIRGTKAEDIIAVLERIPLKLRNKVREVTMDMAPNMAKAIRRCFRNARRVIDRFHVQKLAYDAVQELRIKYRWEVLDAESKKIMESRKRGIPYDPELLPNGDTLKQLLARSRHLLFKHPSRWSESQKRRAELLFIRFPKLKQAYDLGVALGDIFNKCRDKKVAFTKLGLWHNQVENAGIASFESVARSIAAHHQYILHYFDNRSTNASAESFNAKLKAFRSVFRGVRDTTFFLYRVMKLYA; via the coding sequence TTGGATAATCATCCTGTAAGCGCCCAATTGGTAGGTCTGTTCTTCCAAATGGACGGTAAGCAACTACAGGATCAATACAAGAACCATCTCAGTGACTTCCAGGACTGGGACCAAAAGCCACACGCAGAGCAATGGACCCTTTTTCCTGATAACATATCGGAACACCTGAGCATCGATGAGACCAGCTTTAGCAACGGTGAACTTTACACGATCGTAAGCAGTAAATCAGCAAAGGGCAGGAAGGGAACCATATTGGCTACCATAAGAGGGACAAAGGCGGAAGATATTATTGCTGTATTAGAGCGCATTCCACTTAAACTAAGGAACAAAGTTAGGGAAGTAACGATGGATATGGCCCCCAATATGGCAAAGGCTATCCGTAGGTGTTTCAGAAATGCCAGAAGGGTTATCGATCGGTTTCATGTACAAAAACTTGCTTATGATGCTGTTCAGGAACTCCGTATCAAATACCGATGGGAAGTCTTAGATGCAGAAAGCAAAAAAATAATGGAATCGCGAAAACGGGGTATCCCATATGACCCCGAGTTGTTGCCTAATGGTGATACGCTCAAACAGCTATTAGCTAGGTCGAGACACCTCCTGTTCAAGCATCCAAGTCGATGGTCGGAAAGCCAAAAACGCCGTGCAGAACTGCTGTTCATCAGGTTTCCCAAGCTAAAACAGGCTTATGATCTTGGAGTTGCCTTAGGTGACATCTTCAATAAATGCAGGGATAAAAAAGTTGCTTTCACAAAGTTAGGACTGTGGCACAACCAGGTTGAGAACGCGGGTATTGCTTCATTCGAGAGTGTCGCAAGATCCATTGCAGCACATCATCAATACATTCTCCACTACTTCGACAATAGAAGCACCAATGCATCCGCAGAGTCCTTCAATGCAAAACTCAAAGCTTTCAGGAGCGTCTTCCGTGGAGTAAGGGATACAACATTCTTCCTGTACAGAGTGATGAAATTGTATGCTTAA
- a CDS encoding transposase: MTFPQNVSGHLSIDETCLSHGELYTVVTNKEARGKKGTIVAILNGTKSENIIPILQKIPQRLRNKVQEITLDLAGNMGLIAKRCFPNAVQVIDRFHVQQLANEALQEIRIKHRWQAIDDENQAIDQARKNKETYFPEVLSNSETIKQLLARSRYLLYKSEHKWTYEQRERAAVLFERYPDIEKAYRLSQELSWIFNTTIDKIYAFTRLAKWADKVEQAGFKSFNTVSRTINIHHKKILNYFDNKSTNASAESFNAKIKAFRSQFRGVGDINFFLFRLTKLFA, from the coding sequence TTGACCTTCCCACAGAATGTCAGCGGCCATCTTTCTATTGACGAGACCTGCCTATCCCATGGCGAGCTCTATACCGTTGTCACCAATAAAGAAGCACGGGGCAAAAAAGGGACCATTGTAGCCATACTGAACGGGACAAAATCAGAGAACATTATCCCGATCCTTCAAAAGATCCCACAGAGATTACGAAATAAAGTTCAAGAGATAACGCTTGATTTAGCCGGTAATATGGGATTGATAGCCAAAAGATGCTTTCCCAATGCTGTTCAGGTAATAGACCGTTTCCATGTTCAGCAACTTGCTAACGAAGCGCTTCAGGAAATAAGGATAAAGCACCGCTGGCAGGCCATTGACGATGAAAATCAAGCAATTGACCAAGCACGAAAGAATAAGGAAACCTATTTTCCGGAAGTCCTATCCAACAGTGAAACCATCAAACAGTTACTTGCAAGAAGCCGATACCTGCTTTATAAAAGTGAACATAAATGGACTTACGAGCAAAGAGAAAGGGCTGCTGTACTCTTTGAGCGATATCCCGATATTGAAAAGGCGTACAGGCTATCCCAAGAACTCTCTTGGATATTCAACACCACCATAGATAAGATCTACGCCTTTACAAGGTTGGCAAAATGGGCGGATAAAGTGGAACAGGCCGGCTTCAAGTCATTCAACACCGTCTCCAGAACCATAAATATCCATCACAAAAAAATATTGAACTACTTCGACAACAAGAGTACAAATGCTTCAGCAGAATCTTTCAATGCAAAGATAAAAGCTTTCAGAAGTCAGTTTAGAGGTGTAGGTGACATCAATTTCTTCCTGTTCAGATTGACCAAATTATTTGCGTAG
- a CDS encoding transposase produces MHESFNALMPLIIPEGVSDYFEMTHYSKEEKRLDIFLEELNNTPEEYQGQKLISKGFFEPVTLQDFPIRGMQVYLHVKRRRWLNQDTDKVVYRNWELVAKGTRITQDFAAFLKGISGQPGS; encoded by the coding sequence ATGCACGAATCTTTTAACGCGTTAATGCCCTTAATTATTCCCGAAGGAGTTTCCGATTATTTTGAGATGACCCACTATTCCAAAGAAGAAAAAAGACTGGATATCTTTCTGGAGGAACTCAATAATACACCTGAAGAATATCAAGGCCAGAAGTTGATTTCCAAGGGGTTTTTCGAACCCGTTACCCTTCAAGATTTTCCTATCCGTGGCATGCAGGTCTATCTTCATGTCAAGCGCCGCAGGTGGCTCAACCAGGATACCGATAAAGTAGTCTACAGAAATTGGGAACTAGTAGCCAAAGGGACGCGCATCACACAGGATTTCGCAGCTTTTTTAAAAGGTATCAGCGGACAACCAGGCTCATAG
- a CDS encoding macro domain-containing protein, producing the protein MHRCGGPEILEGCRNIVAKQGVCKVGEAVITTAGKLAAKYVIHTVGPVWNGVITPFLMADTTLKQIKIVCLTMIPFY; encoded by the coding sequence ATTCATCGCTGCGGTGGGCCGGAAATTCTGGAAGGATGCCGTAACATTGTGGCTAAACAAGGAGTCTGCAAAGTAGGTGAAGCCGTCATCACAACTGCAGGCAAGCTAGCCGCTAAATATGTAATTCATACAGTTGGACCAGTGTGGAATGGTGTCATTACACCGTTTCTGATGGCCGATACAACACTTAAGCAGATCAAAATAGTATGTTTGACGATGATACCTTTCTACTGA